A portion of the Toxoplasma gondii ME49 chromosome VIIb, whole genome shotgun sequence genome contains these proteins:
- a CDS encoding kelch repeat-containing protein (encoded by transcript TGME49_261018) gives MPQPYLWTKLEQRGDAKVSGRSGHTLTATAAGLVLFGGVDGRLDCNENPAPNNDVYLLNINRTTATWRELRIPLAQRPPPRAMHSCTALSSNLLFFFGGCSSASPFVCKNDTWTLDVSTQTFKRIVCKGEETEDGEQLPESRLNIGNNKKPDAANSAMANLLPNLNLTGASPEREDFLGYMSQLVAMEDLPTDSEGVSTETSASLPPPRCSHTASLWRSEGKSKIVVFGGHGGYRYTRKALNDVWILDLTDLAWTEVRYTGNAPAPRYARVEERSVSRCSDFFQFEVICIRLSRHTCRGTAA, from the exons ATG CCACAGCCTTATCTCTGGACGAAGCTGGAACAGCGGGGAGATGCAAAGGTCTCGGGAAGGTCCGGACACACACTGACGGCGACGGCAGCCGGGCTTGTTCTCTTTGGTGGCGTCGATGGCCGTCTCGACTGTAACGAGAATCCCGCTCCGAATAACGACGTCTACCTGCTGAACATCAACCGGA CGACAGCGACATGGAGAGAGCTTCGCATCCCTCTGGCGCAACGGCCGCCGCCACGAGCAATGCACAGCTGTACTGCCCTGTCGTCGaaccttcttttcttctttggaGGCTGTTCCTCGGCATCGCCTTTCGTCTGCAAAAATGACACCTGGACTCTCGACGTCT CAACACAAACCTTCAAGAGGATCGTCTgcaaaggcgaagagacagag GACGGAGAACAGTTGCCTGAGAGTCGACT GAATATCGGCAACAACAAGAAGCCAGATGCAGC AAACTCGGCGATGGCGAATCTGTTGCCGAACTTGAATTTAACG GGAGCGTcacccgagagagaagactttCTCGGCTACATGTCTCAACTGGTTGCGATGGAAGACCTGCCGACTGACTCTG AGGGAGtttcgacggagacgagTGCCTCACTGCCTCCGCCTCGGTGCAGCCATACGGCGAGTCTGTGGCGCAGCGAAGGAAAGTCGAAAATTGTCGTTTTCGGAGGACACGGCGGTTACAGATACACCCGAAAAGCTCTCAATGATGTGTGGATTTTGGATCTCACTGATCTCGCGTGGACGGAAGTGCGGTACACTGGAAACGCGCCGGCGCCCCGGTACGCCAGAGTTGAGGAGAGatctgtttctcgctgcaGCGACTTCTTCCAATTCGAAGTCATCTGCATCCGCCTTTCGAGACATACCTGTAGAGGCACAGCAGCTTGA